One Solibacillus sp. R5-41 DNA segment encodes these proteins:
- a CDS encoding alpha-ketoacid dehydrogenase subunit beta, with translation MAQMTMIQAITDALRCEMKNDENVLVFGEDVGVNGGVFRATEGLQKEFGVERVFDTPLAESGIGGLAIGLALTGYRPVPEIQFFGFVYEVMDSISGQLARMRYRSGGTYNAPVTIRSPFGGGVHTPEMHSDSLEGLMAQQPGLKVVIPSTPYDAKGLLIASIRDNDPVIFLEHLKLYRSFREEVPEEAYTVEIGKADVKREGKDLSIIAYGLMVHESLKAAEELEKEGYSVEVVDLRTIQPLDIETIIASVEKTGRAIVVQEAQKQAGIAANVVSEITERAILSLEAPVLRVAAPDTIYPFPQAEGVWLPTYKDVMETAKKVLTF, from the coding sequence ATGGCACAAATGACGATGATTCAAGCAATTACAGACGCATTACGCTGCGAAATGAAAAATGATGAAAATGTTTTAGTATTCGGTGAAGATGTTGGTGTAAACGGTGGGGTTTTCCGTGCAACAGAAGGTCTTCAAAAAGAATTTGGCGTAGAGCGCGTTTTTGATACACCACTTGCAGAATCGGGTATCGGTGGTTTAGCAATTGGTTTAGCTTTAACAGGTTACCGACCAGTTCCTGAAATTCAATTCTTTGGATTTGTGTATGAAGTGATGGACTCGATTAGCGGTCAGCTTGCTCGTATGCGCTACCGTTCAGGTGGTACGTATAATGCACCTGTAACGATTCGTTCACCATTTGGTGGTGGCGTACACACACCTGAAATGCACTCGGATTCATTAGAAGGGTTAATGGCGCAGCAACCTGGTTTAAAAGTTGTTATTCCATCAACGCCATATGACGCAAAAGGTTTATTAATTGCATCTATTCGTGATAATGACCCAGTTATTTTCTTAGAGCATTTAAAACTATACCGTTCATTCCGAGAAGAAGTTCCGGAAGAAGCATATACAGTAGAAATTGGTAAAGCCGATGTAAAGCGTGAAGGTAAAGATTTATCAATTATTGCATACGGTTTAATGGTTCACGAAAGCTTAAAAGCAGCGGAAGAACTTGAAAAAGAAGGCTACTCAGTAGAAGTAGTTGACTTACGTACAATTCAACCGTTAGATATCGAAACAATTATTGCTTCAGTTGAAAAAACGGGCCGTGCAATTGTTGTTCAAGAAGCGCAAAAACAAGCGGGAATAGCGGCAAATGTTGTTTCAGAAATTACAGAGCGTGCCATTTTATCTTTAGAAGCGCCAGTACTACGTGTCGCAGCGCCAGATACAATTTATCCATTCCCTCAAGCAGAAGGTGTATGGTTACCAACGTATAAAGATGTAATGGAAACGGCAAAGAAAGTATTAACATTCTAA
- a CDS encoding LrgB family protein has translation MLQLLQVLAIIVSTVLLFIAFDKLYLKVGHPFLLPILTATCTIAIVLLVFNIPYEQYMEGGQWISKMLGPAVVALAFPLYTQREIIFKYKYSIVISIVVALCAGLVSVFTLLKISGAEDSFILTALPKSLTTPVAMQVSDSVAGVPPLTVVLVMIAGFTGAFLGPVLFKLFKIDSVISRGVAMGSASHGVGLTKLKEYSDEDLSIGSLAMGLSAVFGAFIVPLFALIFL, from the coding sequence ATGCTTCAGCTACTTCAAGTGCTAGCCATCATAGTTAGTACGGTGCTGCTATTTATCGCTTTCGATAAACTTTACTTAAAAGTAGGCCACCCGTTTTTGTTGCCGATTTTAACGGCGACATGCACGATTGCGATTGTATTGCTTGTCTTTAATATTCCATATGAACAATACATGGAAGGGGGGCAATGGATTTCAAAAATGCTCGGTCCCGCGGTAGTGGCATTAGCATTCCCACTGTATACACAGCGTGAAATTATTTTTAAATATAAGTATTCGATCGTAATTAGTATTGTAGTTGCATTATGTGCAGGGTTAGTAAGTGTATTTACACTTTTGAAAATTAGCGGTGCGGAGGACTCCTTTATATTAACCGCTTTACCGAAATCGTTAACGACACCCGTTGCGATGCAAGTGAGTGATTCTGTCGCGGGTGTTCCACCATTAACGGTTGTTTTGGTCATGATTGCCGGATTTACAGGCGCTTTTTTAGGGCCCGTACTATTTAAGTTATTTAAAATTGATTCTGTAATTAGTCGTGGTGTAGCTATGGGAAGTGCATCGCATGGTGTGGGGTTAACAAAGCTTAAGGAGTACAGTGACGAGGATTTATCAATCGGCTCGTTAGCAATGGGATTGAGCGCTGTATTCGGTGCATTTATTGTGCCGTTATTTGCTCTCATATTTCTTTAA
- a CDS encoding dihydrolipoamide acetyltransferase family protein gives MAFTFRLPDIGEGIHEGEVVKWFVKPGDQVKEDDILAEVQNDKAVVEIPSPVEGTVEEIFVAEGTVAIVGDALIRFDAPGYEDLKLKGDEHHDANESAKTEAQVQATAEVGQELKKEETPKETAKTEPTPTSIEAVEGTSQRIIAMPSVRKYAREKGVAILQVTGTGKNGRVLKEDIESYLTGGNEVAAPSEETVSVQEQTQETKQVAPVVLEGDFPETREKMSGIRKAIAKAMVHSKQTAPHVTLMDEVDVSALVAHRKKFKDIAAEQGVKLTYLPYVVKALISTLRKYPEFNRSLDDATQEIIQKHYYNIGIAADTEKGLLVPVIKHADRQSVFGLSAAINELAVKARDGKLAPNEMKGASISITNIGSAGGQWFTPVINHPEVAILGIGRISEKPVIKNGEIVAAHVLALSLSFDHRMIDGATAQNALNHLKRLLSEPDLLLMEA, from the coding sequence ATGGCGTTTACGTTTCGTTTACCAGATATCGGTGAAGGTATTCATGAAGGGGAAGTTGTAAAGTGGTTCGTTAAACCGGGTGATCAAGTAAAAGAGGATGACATTTTAGCAGAAGTTCAAAACGATAAGGCTGTTGTAGAAATCCCATCACCTGTTGAAGGAACAGTGGAAGAAATTTTTGTAGCAGAAGGTACTGTTGCGATAGTAGGTGACGCATTGATTCGTTTCGATGCACCTGGCTACGAAGACCTAAAGCTAAAAGGTGATGAACATCACGATGCAAATGAATCTGCCAAAACGGAGGCACAAGTGCAAGCGACTGCTGAAGTTGGACAAGAATTAAAAAAAGAAGAGACACCAAAAGAAACGGCTAAAACAGAGCCAACTCCAACTTCAATTGAAGCAGTTGAGGGAACTTCACAACGTATTATTGCGATGCCATCTGTTCGTAAATATGCACGTGAAAAAGGTGTAGCTATTCTTCAAGTAACAGGTACAGGGAAAAACGGTCGTGTGTTAAAAGAAGATATTGAAAGCTACTTAACAGGGGGCAATGAAGTTGCAGCTCCTTCTGAAGAGACGGTTTCAGTTCAAGAACAAACACAGGAAACAAAGCAAGTAGCTCCAGTTGTGCTTGAAGGAGACTTCCCTGAAACACGGGAAAAAATGAGCGGTATTCGCAAAGCGATTGCAAAAGCGATGGTGCATTCAAAACAAACAGCCCCTCATGTAACGTTAATGGATGAGGTAGATGTATCGGCTTTAGTCGCGCACCGTAAAAAATTCAAAGATATCGCCGCGGAGCAAGGTGTAAAATTAACGTATTTACCTTATGTTGTGAAGGCATTAATCTCGACGTTGCGCAAATATCCTGAATTCAATCGATCATTAGATGACGCGACACAGGAAATTATTCAAAAACATTATTATAATATAGGTATTGCCGCTGATACTGAAAAAGGATTATTAGTTCCAGTCATTAAACATGCAGATCGTCAGTCTGTTTTTGGATTATCAGCTGCAATTAATGAACTTGCGGTAAAAGCTCGTGATGGTAAATTAGCACCGAACGAAATGAAAGGCGCTTCTATATCTATTACAAATATTGGTTCGGCAGGAGGCCAATGGTTTACTCCGGTAATTAACCATCCTGAAGTCGCAATTTTAGGAATTGGTCGTATATCAGAGAAACCGGTAATAAAAAATGGTGAAATTGTAGCCGCACATGTGTTAGCATTGTCTTTGAGCTTTGATCATCGCATGATCGATGGGGCAACTGCGCAAAATGCTTTAAATCATTTAAAACGTTTGCTAAGTGAGCCAGACTTATTATTAATGGAGGCGTAA
- the lpdA gene encoding dihydrolipoyl dehydrogenase has product MVVGDFPIELETLVVGSGPGGYVAAIRAAQTGQKVTIVEKGQLGGVCLNVGCIPSKALISVGHRFEHAQHSDDMGVVASDVKLDWSKAQAFKDSVVKKLVGGVEGLLKGNKVDIVKGEAYFVDANTVRVIDGDHAQTYTFKNAILATGSRPIEIPTFKFTKRVVSSTGALSFPEVPAKLVVIGGGYIGTELGSAYANLGSQVTIIEGGKDILAGFEKQMTQIVKKGLKKKGVEIEVNASAKGVEENENGVIVTYEVAGEEKKVEADYVLVTVGRRPNTDEMGLEEIGIKYAERGLLEVDKQCRTSLSNIYAIGDIVSGPQLAHKASYEGKVAAEAIAGEPSVVDYLAIPAVCFTSPEMATVGYSEESAKAEGLEVKAAKFPFAANGRALALNETDGFVKLVARKEDGLLVGAQIVGAGASDMIAEMGLAIEAGMTAEDIALTIHAHPTLGEITMEAAEVLLGNPIHIVTK; this is encoded by the coding sequence ATGGTAGTAGGAGATTTTCCAATCGAATTAGAAACACTTGTAGTTGGTTCAGGTCCTGGGGGATATGTTGCAGCAATCCGTGCAGCACAAACTGGACAAAAAGTAACAATCGTTGAGAAAGGCCAATTAGGGGGCGTTTGCTTAAACGTAGGATGTATTCCATCAAAAGCGTTAATTTCAGTTGGTCACCGCTTTGAACATGCACAACACTCAGATGATATGGGTGTTGTAGCTTCAGACGTTAAACTTGATTGGTCTAAAGCACAAGCATTCAAAGATAGCGTTGTAAAGAAATTAGTAGGCGGCGTTGAAGGCTTATTAAAAGGTAATAAAGTGGATATCGTTAAAGGGGAAGCATACTTTGTAGATGCTAACACTGTACGTGTAATCGATGGCGATCATGCACAAACATATACATTTAAAAATGCAATTTTAGCAACTGGTTCTCGTCCAATCGAGATTCCAACGTTCAAATTCACTAAGCGCGTAGTAAGTTCAACTGGTGCATTATCATTCCCAGAAGTTCCTGCTAAATTAGTCGTAATTGGTGGAGGTTACATTGGTACGGAATTAGGTTCTGCCTATGCAAACCTAGGTTCACAAGTAACAATCATCGAAGGCGGCAAAGATATCTTAGCTGGTTTCGAAAAACAAATGACGCAAATCGTTAAAAAAGGTCTTAAGAAAAAAGGCGTTGAAATTGAAGTAAACGCATCTGCTAAAGGCGTTGAAGAAAACGAAAATGGCGTAATCGTTACTTATGAAGTAGCTGGTGAAGAGAAGAAGGTTGAAGCAGATTACGTTTTAGTAACTGTAGGTCGTCGTCCAAATACGGATGAAATGGGCTTAGAAGAAATCGGTATTAAATATGCAGAACGTGGCTTATTAGAAGTAGACAAACAATGCCGTACTTCTTTATCAAACATTTATGCAATCGGTGATATCGTATCAGGTCCACAATTAGCACATAAAGCTTCTTATGAAGGTAAAGTAGCTGCAGAAGCAATCGCAGGTGAACCATCAGTAGTAGATTACTTAGCGATTCCAGCTGTGTGCTTCACTAGCCCAGAGATGGCAACGGTAGGTTACTCTGAAGAATCAGCAAAAGCTGAAGGTTTAGAAGTAAAAGCTGCTAAATTCCCATTCGCTGCAAATGGTCGTGCTTTAGCGTTAAACGAAACAGATGGCTTCGTGAAGTTAGTTGCACGTAAAGAGGATGGTTTATTAGTTGGTGCTCAAATCGTTGGTGCTGGTGCATCTGATATGATCGCTGAAATGGGTCTTGCAATCGAAGCGGGTATGACTGCAGAAGATATCGCATTAACAATCCATGCTCACCCAACATTAGGTGAAATTACGATGGAAGCTGCTGAAGTTTTATTAGGCAACCCAATCCATATCGTAACGAAATAA
- a CDS encoding CidA/LrgA family protein, giving the protein MDIIRTIAQIGILILYYLLGMAIVEATGIIIPGSIIGLLLLWLSLYFNLIKVQHVQKGANFMLAFLSLFFIPSTVAIIDYPELLTKEGAVLMIAVILSTLFTIIVTGKVSQYIEKREIGQEEKKHASATSSASHHS; this is encoded by the coding sequence ATGGATATTATTCGAACGATAGCTCAAATAGGTATTTTAATATTGTATTATTTGCTAGGGATGGCGATTGTTGAAGCAACAGGTATTATCATTCCTGGAAGTATAATTGGGTTACTTTTATTATGGTTATCACTTTATTTCAATCTCATCAAAGTGCAGCATGTTCAAAAGGGCGCAAACTTCATGTTAGCATTTTTAAGTTTATTTTTTATTCCTTCAACTGTGGCCATTATCGACTATCCAGAGTTGCTTACAAAAGAAGGTGCCGTTCTAATGATTGCTGTCATACTCAGCACGTTATTTACAATCATTGTAACGGGAAAGGTAAGTCAATACATAGAAAAACGCGAAATAGGTCAGGAGGAGAAGAAACATGCTTCAGCTACTTCAAGTGCTAGCCATCATAGTTAG
- a CDS encoding inositol monophosphatase family protein has product MDVKQVDQFAKEILFEAGKRIRAAFSYDIEIETKSNANDLVTNIDRDTELFFIEQIKGFDSTHRILGEEGMGEKVDSLEGVVWIIDPIDGTMNFVKQHRHFMISIGVFEDGVGILGYIYDVMREDLFYAIAGEGAWYNDSSLRKLQPLSINEAVIGINANWVTPNNKINHDKIIDLVRTVRGTRSYGSAAMEIAFVVSGKLDAYISMRLAPWDIGGGTIIAKEVGAIATNFNGNAFDFLTTDTFLIANPSIHQLILDQYIEEK; this is encoded by the coding sequence ATGGATGTAAAACAGGTTGATCAATTTGCGAAAGAAATACTATTTGAAGCAGGGAAAAGAATTCGAGCTGCATTCTCGTATGACATAGAAATTGAAACAAAATCAAATGCGAATGATTTAGTAACAAATATTGATCGAGATACGGAACTATTTTTTATTGAGCAAATAAAAGGCTTTGACTCAACTCATCGAATTTTAGGTGAAGAAGGGATGGGTGAAAAAGTAGATAGCTTAGAAGGTGTAGTTTGGATTATTGATCCAATTGACGGTACGATGAATTTCGTAAAGCAACATCGCCATTTTATGATTTCTATCGGTGTATTTGAGGATGGAGTTGGTATTTTAGGATACATATATGATGTCATGCGTGAGGATTTGTTTTATGCGATTGCGGGTGAAGGGGCATGGTACAATGACTCGTCGCTACGCAAACTACAACCGTTAAGCATTAACGAAGCTGTAATCGGAATTAATGCCAATTGGGTTACACCGAATAACAAAATTAATCATGATAAAATTATTGATTTAGTTCGCACAGTGCGTGGTACACGTTCGTATGGATCGGCTGCTATGGAAATAGCCTTTGTTGTCAGTGGTAAATTAGATGCTTATATTTCAATGCGATTAGCACCATGGGATATTGGTGGGGGCACGATTATCGCAAAAGAAGTCGGTGCAATTGCGACGAATTTTAATGGTAATGCATTCGATTTTTTAACTACCGATACATTTTTAATTGCAAATCCATCCATTCATCAACTGATTTTAGATCAATATATTGAAGAAAAATAA
- a CDS encoding DUF5325 family protein has protein sequence MNKAKAVMFIYALSAILSMVGIGFSVALVFMTGTNFETTGIIGIIVGLIAMCAIFGLGFVTKRKFREQGLL, from the coding sequence ATGAATAAAGCAAAAGCAGTCATGTTCATCTATGCACTCTCTGCGATTCTTTCAATGGTTGGTATCGGCTTCTCAGTTGCACTTGTGTTTATGACTGGAACAAATTTTGAAACGACTGGAATTATCGGGATTATTGTAGGATTGATCGCCATGTGCGCCATTTTCGGTTTAGGATTTGTAACAAAACGAAAATTTAGAGAACAAGGCCTACTTTAA
- a CDS encoding UPF0223 family protein has translation MEYSYPLSTDWSTQEMVDVVHFFEAVEMAYEKGIKREVMMARYKRFKQIVPSQAEEKTICREFEEASTYIPYRVVKLAKELEDGQIVRLK, from the coding sequence ATGGAATACTCATACCCACTATCAACAGATTGGTCAACACAAGAAATGGTTGATGTCGTTCATTTTTTTGAAGCAGTAGAAATGGCTTATGAAAAAGGGATAAAACGTGAAGTGATGATGGCGCGTTATAAACGCTTTAAACAAATTGTCCCTTCTCAAGCAGAGGAAAAGACGATTTGTCGTGAATTTGAAGAAGCGAGCACATACATCCCATACCGAGTTGTGAAATTAGCAAAAGAATTAGAAGACGGGCAAATCGTTCGTTTGAAATAA
- the pdhA gene encoding pyruvate dehydrogenase (acetyl-transferring) E1 component subunit alpha codes for MDEKMMKQFNPTGTLQEIEAKFEMFQILNEKGEVVNETAMPNLSDEELVELMTRMVYTRILDQRSISLNRQGRLGFYAPTAGQEASQLASHFALEKEDWILPGYRDVPQLVWHGLPLSKAFLFSRGHFIGNQVPEGVNILAPQIIIGAQYIQTAGVALGLQKRGSKSVAITYTGDGGSSQGDFYEGINFAGAFKSPAIFIVQNNQFAISTPRELQTSAKTIAQKGIAAGIPSVLVDGMDPLAVYVATKDARDRAVAGEGPTLIETMCYRYGPHTMAGDDPTRYRNTDTDNEWAAKDPLIRFRHFLEAKGLWSEQKEEAVIERAKEEIKEAIKLADQAPKQKVTELMDNMYASDMPYNLKEQYAIFKEKESK; via the coding sequence ATGGATGAAAAAATGATGAAACAGTTCAACCCAACTGGAACTTTGCAAGAGATTGAAGCGAAGTTCGAAATGTTCCAAATTTTAAATGAAAAAGGCGAAGTTGTAAATGAAACAGCAATGCCAAACTTATCGGATGAAGAATTAGTAGAGTTAATGACTCGAATGGTATATACACGTATTTTGGATCAGCGCTCAATTTCGTTGAACCGTCAAGGGCGTTTAGGATTTTATGCACCGACTGCAGGGCAAGAGGCATCGCAATTGGCATCGCACTTTGCTTTAGAAAAAGAAGACTGGATTTTACCAGGCTACCGTGATGTACCTCAACTTGTATGGCATGGACTTCCATTATCGAAAGCGTTTTTATTTAGCCGCGGACATTTTATTGGAAACCAGGTGCCTGAGGGTGTAAATATTTTAGCGCCACAAATTATTATTGGTGCACAGTATATTCAAACAGCAGGTGTTGCATTAGGCTTGCAAAAACGTGGTTCAAAATCAGTTGCAATCACATATACAGGTGATGGTGGATCTTCACAAGGGGACTTCTATGAAGGGATTAACTTTGCAGGTGCTTTCAAATCACCAGCAATCTTCATTGTACAAAATAACCAATTTGCAATTTCGACGCCTCGTGAATTACAAACATCTGCTAAAACAATTGCGCAAAAAGGAATTGCCGCTGGTATTCCATCTGTATTAGTTGATGGAATGGACCCATTAGCTGTTTATGTAGCAACAAAGGATGCGCGCGATCGAGCTGTTGCTGGAGAAGGTCCGACACTAATCGAAACAATGTGTTACCGCTATGGTCCACATACGATGGCTGGAGATGATCCAACGCGTTACCGTAATACTGACACGGACAATGAATGGGCAGCAAAAGATCCATTAATTCGCTTCCGTCACTTCTTAGAAGCAAAAGGCTTGTGGAGTGAGCAAAAAGAAGAAGCAGTAATTGAACGTGCAAAAGAAGAAATTAAAGAAGCGATTAAATTAGCAGACCAAGCACCGAAGCAAAAGGTGACTGAGTTAATGGACAATATGTACGCAAGCGATATGCCATATAACTTAAAGGAACAATATGCAATTTTCAAAGAGAAGGAGTCGAAATAA
- a CDS encoding YktB family protein: MTQVKWKLDDFQVFEINGLDERMEALTSMIRPKFFTLGEFFSSYFSTITGEEFFAHVAKHARRTVNPPKDSWVAFAPYKRGYKALPHFQIGLWGTHVFIIVAIIYEAPHKQEMATRLLNQIEIFDQLSDDFIVSGDHMSPDAISLETARNKILNQLLVRLRDVKKGEFLIGRHILAEDAANLSSEQFMQLAEQTFEDLIPVYNVIIGK, encoded by the coding sequence TTGACTCAGGTAAAATGGAAATTAGATGACTTTCAGGTTTTTGAAATTAACGGATTAGACGAACGAATGGAAGCTTTAACGTCAATGATAAGACCTAAATTTTTTACACTTGGCGAATTTTTTTCATCCTACTTTAGTACAATAACGGGGGAAGAGTTTTTTGCGCATGTAGCAAAACATGCACGTCGCACAGTTAATCCTCCTAAAGATTCATGGGTTGCCTTTGCACCATATAAACGTGGTTATAAAGCGTTACCACATTTTCAAATTGGCTTATGGGGTACACATGTATTTATCATCGTTGCAATCATTTACGAAGCGCCACATAAACAAGAAATGGCCACTCGCCTGTTAAATCAGATTGAAATTTTCGATCAATTGTCCGATGATTTCATTGTTTCAGGTGATCATATGTCACCTGACGCAATTTCACTTGAAACAGCCCGCAATAAAATACTAAACCAACTCCTTGTTCGTCTCCGTGATGTGAAAAAAGGTGAATTTTTAATCGGTCGTCATATCCTAGCAGAAGATGCAGCAAATTTGTCTTCTGAGCAATTTATGCAATTGGCAGAACAAACCTTTGAGGATTTAATTCCCGTTTATAATGTCATCATAGGAAAATAA
- a CDS encoding aminotransferase class I/II-fold pyridoxal phosphate-dependent enzyme, whose translation MSQLETPLFDALLKHRNRHPIQFHIPGHKKGQGMDPAYREFVGDNVLSIDLINIAPLDDLHSPKGVIMEAQKLAAEAFGADHTFFSVQGTSGAIMTMILTVVGPGDKIIVPRNVHKSIMSAIVFAGAIPIFIHPEVDSELGISHGISPESVERALTKYPDAKAVLVINPTYFGFVADLKRIIDIAHEKNIPVVVDEAHGVHIKFHDDLPLSAMQAGADMAATSVHKLGGSMTGSSVLNVKEGLVSAKRVQSVFSMLTTTSTSYPLLASLDTARRQLAVHGHDLLEEAIRLAKNARKRINAIPHLHCVGRERLGSSATYDMDPLKLLISVKDLGITGHVAEEWLRHNANLEVELSDLYNILCVVTLGDSKKEINLLIHALNRMSQTFDSEATITETNVNIPEIPALAMTPRDAFYAPTESIPLKEAEGYICAEFIMVYPPGIPIFIPGEIITQDNIDFILMNIAAGLPVQGPEDDSLKNIRVIKERKAIY comes from the coding sequence TTGTCACAATTAGAGACTCCTTTGTTCGATGCACTACTTAAACATCGAAACAGACATCCTATTCAGTTCCATATCCCAGGTCATAAAAAAGGGCAAGGAATGGATCCAGCCTATCGAGAATTTGTAGGCGACAACGTTTTATCAATAGATTTAATTAATATTGCTCCACTAGATGATTTACATTCTCCAAAAGGTGTCATTATGGAAGCGCAAAAACTTGCTGCTGAAGCCTTTGGAGCCGATCATACATTTTTTTCCGTGCAAGGTACTAGTGGCGCCATTATGACGATGATTCTAACCGTCGTCGGTCCAGGCGATAAAATAATAGTACCGCGGAATGTACATAAATCCATTATGTCTGCGATTGTATTTGCCGGTGCGATTCCTATTTTTATCCATCCTGAAGTAGATAGTGAGCTCGGTATTTCCCATGGTATTTCACCCGAATCGGTGGAACGTGCACTAACAAAATATCCAGATGCAAAGGCCGTACTTGTCATTAATCCAACTTATTTTGGATTCGTTGCTGATTTAAAGCGTATTATTGATATTGCCCATGAAAAAAATATTCCGGTCGTTGTCGATGAAGCTCATGGTGTTCATATTAAGTTCCATGATGATTTACCTTTATCTGCGATGCAGGCTGGAGCAGATATGGCTGCAACAAGCGTTCATAAACTTGGTGGCTCGATGACAGGAAGCTCTGTGCTTAATGTCAAAGAAGGCCTTGTATCCGCAAAGCGTGTTCAATCAGTCTTTTCTATGCTAACAACAACCTCTACTTCATATCCGTTGCTTGCATCACTAGATACGGCACGTCGTCAATTAGCCGTTCATGGACATGACTTATTAGAGGAGGCCATTCGTTTAGCAAAAAATGCTCGAAAACGAATAAACGCAATTCCACATTTACACTGTGTAGGCCGTGAAAGGTTAGGCTCTTCTGCAACCTATGATATGGATCCATTAAAGTTGTTGATTAGCGTGAAAGACTTAGGCATTACAGGTCATGTTGCAGAAGAATGGTTACGTCATAATGCCAATTTAGAAGTTGAGTTATCCGACCTTTATAATATTTTATGCGTTGTGACATTAGGCGATTCTAAAAAAGAAATTAATCTATTAATTCATGCATTAAATCGTATGTCACAAACATTCGATTCAGAGGCTACAATTACGGAAACGAATGTGAACATCCCTGAAATTCCGGCACTTGCTATGACGCCTCGTGATGCTTTTTACGCACCAACAGAAAGCATTCCACTTAAGGAAGCTGAGGGCTATATTTGCGCAGAATTTATTATGGTCTATCCACCTGGAATTCCTATTTTTATTCCCGGGGAAATAATTACTCAAGATAATATTGATTTCATATTGATGAATATCGCGGCTGGATTACCTGTGCAAGGTCCAGAAGATGATTCATTAAAAAATATACGCGTCATCAAAGAGAGAAAAGCAATTTATTAA